GATTGCGCGGCGCCGTCTGCCGTTCTGGTGGCACGGTTCATTACTCTATCCCGCAAAACTGGAGCGTTTTTGATTGGAGTTTTCCAAGTCAAATTCCCCGCTGGGAACAGGAGCGGAAGCTCGTCCTCGGCGCCACGCCCGTCATCCGAAGCAGCCCGTGTGCCGGTATATGATGTGCCGCATCCGTAGCAGCAGGAAATCCGAACGAACGCATCCTTGAGGCCTATCCCGGCCTTGATGCCGAAAAGATCAGGCTCGCCGCAGTCTATGGGGAGACAAATCCCCTACGTGGTCGCCCTCGCACGACCGGGAGCCTCCATCGTCACCGATCGGATCGCCGCGTTCCGCGCCTCAGGAAGGCGGGATGAAGTTTCTGATCGACGAATGCCTCAGCCAGAACGTGCCAAGCTCGCGCTGGCCGAAGGCATGGCGAGACCAGCCACGTCGTATGGCTGAAACTCGCCGGCCTGAAGGATTGGGAACTGAGGCCGATCATCCTCGACGGCGATTGGACCTTCGTCACCAAGAACTCGGTTGATTTCCGGGGGGCGAAAGACAAGCCCGGAACGAAGGGGCAATAGCCGATGTCGCCATCCATGCCGGGTTATCTGCCTGAACGGCCCACCTGGCATGGGGTCTCGAGCTTCAGGTCGAGTTGTTCGAGCAGGTGCTGCTCGAACTCGATGACAACCATGACCTTGTAAATCAGGTTCTTGAGGTGACCGCCGAAGACGACGAAACACTCCCATCCTGCGTTACCCGCTGCCCAAAGAATAATCAGAAACACCTCAGCTTCGTGTTCAGTATACAGAGTTCAAAAGCGTATTCATCCTCTCCATGAAACTCGATGGCAGAGAACCAGCCGCAGCTCGCCTTGAAAGGGTTCGAACCGACGGCCCAGGATGAGTGCGACAGGCATGACAGAGATTTGTCGGACAGTTTAGCTCCTGCCCTCTGCTATATCGCAAAAAGGCAGCGGCACGCACGCAAATTGATGCTTTTCGCATACCGCATAATTCCATAGTCAGTGAGGGAAACTCAAGCAAGGGAACACACGGCGATGGCGACGCCATTCTATTGGAACGAGCTCAACACCTATGACTTTGCCGGGCTCTCGGCCGATACAACCATTGCCATTCTTCCAATCGCCTCGACCGAACAACACGGGCCGCATCTTCCGATCGCAACCGATGTGGCGATCGCAAACGGCATGCTTGCGGAGCTTCGCCGCCAGCGGCGTGATGATCTCGATATACTGGTGTTACCGACACAGGAAATCGGCAAGGCCAACGAGCATATCTATGGACCGGGAACGCTCTCGCTTTCTGCCGAATTGTTGATTCCCATTTGGACAGCACTCGGCGCCAAAGTTGCCGACGCCGGGGTCCGCAAAATGGTGATCGTCAATTCGCACGGCGGCAATGTCGACATCATGAGCATCGTCGCGCGAGAGCTGCGCGTACGCTACCAGATGGCGGTCGTCTCGACCCAATGGGGCCGTTTCGGAACTCCAGACGGCATGATCAGCGACCACGAATCCAGATATGGCATCCACGGGGGTGAGGTCGAAACGTCCTTGATGCTGCATTTCAGGCCGGATCTCGTCCGCATGGACAAGGCACAGAACTTCGCATCCAAGGCTGAATGGATGCGCGAGCAGTCGAAATACATTCAGCCGCTGCCGCCGCACTCGCTGGCTTGGATCGCGCATGATCTCAATCCCAACGGTGTCGTGGGCGACGCATCGCGCGGCACGCTGGAGAAAGGGGAAGCGATCTGCCGCCATCAGGTGCGGGGTTTCATAGAACTTCTGTACGACCTGAAGCGCTATTCGCTCACCAATCTCTATTCACGCTAGATCTCAGGTCGCAGACGGCCTATCCGGAGCAATGTGCCCCTTGGCCTGCAACTCCTGAACCAGCCCGGCAAGCTCGGCCAGCAGATATTCGACAAACAGGCTGGTTGCCGAATCGAGTGGCGCGCGGGCGCGGGCGAAGAGCTTCATCGGCTGGTGCCTGCCATGAGGCTCGGCAATTGGCCGAAAGACAAGTTCGCCGGCGCGGCACTCGGTGATGACGTCGAGCGGATTGAGCAAGGTCAGCCCTGCCCCGCATTTTACGAGCTTCTTCAACATCTCAGACGCATTGCTTTCGAGAACCGGTTCTACCGAAACATCGAGCCGCGCGAGCGCCAGGTTGATGACGTCACGAAGGCTGGTGCCAGGCTGCGCTAACACCAATCGTTCCTGCACGATGTCGCCCAGGCTGATCGGACCGTGCCCTACGAGGCGATGTCCGGACGGCAGCACGACGCCGATCGGGATATCGAAGTTGCCGAGCGTACGAATTCCTGGTGTCGCCGGAATGTTGAAGCCGAGGCCGATATCGACGTCGCCCGAGAGCACCGGATTGACCGTCGTCGTGCCCGCATCGTTCCTGATCTGGAAAAAGACGCGCGGATGCTCCGACTGGAACCGTGCGATGATTTCCGCGAGCGGTCCTGACGCGAGGCCGACGGTCGTCACCAATCTCACCTTGCCAGCCTGCTGCATCTTCAGACTCCTGATCCGGCCCTCCAGCCGATCGTAGTTCTTCAGAACCTCCCGAATATGCTCGATGCAGAGCTCGCCGGCCGCCGTTAGGCGCAGGCCCCGCGGTAAGCGTTCAAAGAGCGGCGCCCCGATTTCCGCCTCGAGTGCCAGAATTTGCCGGTTGATCGCAGATGACGCAACGTTCAAGCGCGCCGCGGCCTTGCGGATAGAACCACTGCGGGCGATCTCGTTGATGTAAAGCAGCTTCCTGGAATGCAGCATCCGACCCCTCGTTGCATCATTTTTGAGCGCTATGCACAAATTAGGCACGGGCTCGCGGTGGGATGCCAAAAAGGCATCGTTGCGCACGAATTTTGATGCTTTTCAAACAGCAACGCAATCGCTCAAATGAAGAAAATTCAGCGCCGAAGGGCGCACCGAACGGGCTACAAAGGGGAACGCCGATCATGTCCAACGCATTGAAGAACTTGGCATCTGCCGCCGCTTTGGGACTGGGATGCACTGTTGCGCTCGCAGCTCCCGGTTACGCGCTCGACAAGGTCAGCTACGGTACCAATTGGCTCGCGCAAGCCGAGCATGGCGGCTTCTATCAGGCAGTCGCCGACGGCACCTACACAAAGCACGGACTTGACGTGACCATCGTGCAGGGCGGCCCGAACGCGGCAAACAGCGCATTGCTGATCTCCGGCAAGATCGACTTCTATATGGGCGGCCCGCAGGGCGAACTGTCGGCGGTCGAGCAGGGTATTCCTCTCGTGGACG
This genomic stretch from Rhizobium favelukesii harbors:
- a CDS encoding creatininase family protein, producing the protein MATPFYWNELNTYDFAGLSADTTIAILPIASTEQHGPHLPIATDVAIANGMLAELRRQRRDDLDILVLPTQEIGKANEHIYGPGTLSLSAELLIPIWTALGAKVADAGVRKMVIVNSHGGNVDIMSIVARELRVRYQMAVVSTQWGRFGTPDGMISDHESRYGIHGGEVETSLMLHFRPDLVRMDKAQNFASKAEWMREQSKYIQPLPPHSLAWIAHDLNPNGVVGDASRGTLEKGEAICRHQVRGFIELLYDLKRYSLTNLYSR
- a CDS encoding LysR family transcriptional regulator, whose product is MLHSRKLLYINEIARSGSIRKAAARLNVASSAINRQILALEAEIGAPLFERLPRGLRLTAAGELCIEHIREVLKNYDRLEGRIRSLKMQQAGKVRLVTTVGLASGPLAEIIARFQSEHPRVFFQIRNDAGTTTVNPVLSGDVDIGLGFNIPATPGIRTLGNFDIPIGVVLPSGHRLVGHGPISLGDIVQERLVLAQPGTSLRDVINLALARLDVSVEPVLESNASEMLKKLVKCGAGLTLLNPLDVITECRAGELVFRPIAEPHGRHQPMKLFARARAPLDSATSLFVEYLLAELAGLVQELQAKGHIAPDRPSAT